GGCGTTGGACCTCGCATTCGTTAGGATGATGCTATAGGTGTTTGGTGAGGCTTCTGGCCTGAGGATCAACTACCAAAAATCCATGGCCATCATGATCCATGGGGACAATAGTGACAGTGCTCGGGTGGAGTCCATATTATAGTGTCGGCTGGGCAATTTCCCTTGCAAATACCTCGGCCTTCAATTGGCCATTAAGCAGCTTTCGAGGGCTGACTGGCAGCCCATGCTTGACCAAGCCAAGAGCTTCGCCCTCGCTTGGCAAAGGGGCCTGATACACCGGCCTGGACGATTGGTGCTTGTCAAGTCCGTGATCGTGACCAAACCTATTCACCATTTCATGGTCATTGAAGCTCCGGTTTGGGTTTTGGAAGAGATTGAACAATGGATGCGATCGTTCTTTTGGGCCGGCAAAGAGAAAGTGAACGGTGGACAATGTCTTGTGGCCTGGAGCTTGGTGTGTAAACCTACTTGGCTTGGTGGGTTGGGTGTTCGTAATCTCCAGCTACAGGGGCTTGCCTTGAGAGTTCGGTGGGAGTGGCTTCGTAGGACTGATCCAGACAGGCCTTGGCAAGGTTTGCCGATGGCGGTGGAAAGAGAGGCCTGGGAGGTGTTTGACAGCATGGTGCATATTTCTGTGGGAAGGGGCAGCAAGGTCATGTTTTGGAGAGACAGATGGATTCATGGCTTTGCGGTTAAGGACATCGCGCCACTCATTCATGCTCAAGTGGACACACGTACGATTAATCGACGTACGGTTGAGGAAGGTCTACTGGAAGGGCGATGGTTATTCGATATCAGTGGAGATGTAAACTTTGTCGGCCACATGCAACTATTGCACCTCAACCTTGCGCTAAGCACAATCATCCGTGATCCCGCCAGTGAAGACCATTTTTCTTGGCCGGCTGACCCTTCCGGAGTTTATACGGTGAAATCCACTTATAATCGGCTTTGTCAGGGCGCTGAGAGGCCCCCCTACGCCACTTGCATCTGGAGAAGCTGGGCTATCCTTAAGTGTAAAATCTTTGCGTGGTTGGCCGTGCAACACCGGATTTGGACATCTGACAGAAGAGCTAGGCATGGTCTCCAAAGTGCTCCGTCCACTTGTTTCACGTGTTTGCAAGACAAAGACAATACAGAGCACATTCTCATTCAGTGTGTCTATGCCAGGGAAGTGTGGCACTACATGTTCGAGGAGCTGAGCTTGAGGGGCTCTATCCCTACTCAGGTAGACACTTTACTTGAGTggtggttgaccacgagatctaactTCAGGAAAGGCCAAAAGCGTGGTTTTGATACGGTAATCATAGTGACCATTTGGGCTCTCTGGAAGCAGCGCAACGCCAGAGTCTTTCATCGGTTAAACCAGTAGAAGACCGCGTCGGAATTGGCGCGTGCCATCGTTACAGAGCTCAAGAATTGGAGACTAGCTGGTTTAGGTGGAGGAGGTTTTGGATCGTTTTGTGAGAGTGTAGGCATAGGCTAGTTCGGTGGGTGTGTTAGGGTGTGCGTTCCGCTTTGGAAGCCTTACTTCCATTCTTGTATTGTGACTTTTGCTCTCTTCTTCTATAAAATTAAGGTACGCTTTTGGCGTACTCTAAAAAAAAGACCGCACTAGGTTCGGAAGAGTAGAAGAGAGTGCAGACGAGGAAAGGAGAAGAAGATGGTCCCTCTTTCGATCCACCATGCGAGGAACTTCTGTTCATATCCATTTGGGGGTGACAAATGGCATTGTAGATGTTGATAGTTTAattgtttttagttttatgatattttatgttatttttgtCACTATTGGATCATAATCgaactgaaaagaaaaagaaaaaaaaagtctaTTTTACTAACCGAAGAAACTTGATGGTTCACATAACCCCCTGATGTTTATTTGGGTTCTCTTAACACCCTCAACAATACCAAACCGGTCAAAAATCGTTCCTAACTGGTTTGCACTGGCTGGTTGCTGACTTGGACATGGTCAACAACGGTATTTGACCACGGGAGCCCAAGGCCCACACACCACCAAGCCTCTTCCTCTTCCCATTTCCTGTCTCGTCGCCGCCAGAAATAGGGCAGTGCCTTCGACGTGCCAGATCCCGCAGGAACACCCAGCCATGCGGCCCTGGCTGCCGTCGGCGAAGAACCACCGCCCCTGCGCCTCAGttccccctctccctcttccttctcccgCAAGACGCCAGCTGTGCGTCGACCGCACGTGCGTCGGCTCGCCTGCTCGCGCCCTGTTGTCGTAGCGTCGTCCTGCTCTGCTGGCCCATCGACCCTGCCACCAAGTCGTCGCCCTGTTCCCCTAGTGGCCCTTGCTGCCGCCTCCATGCTCATGGCTGGCCACCTCTGGTCGATGGGAGACTACAACCCCTCATGCCCAACGTTGCTCCGCCAATGGTCGACGGTACTAGTCACGCCGCCGCCACAAAGCTTGTCGTTGTACCGTCTTCACATCACCGCCAAACTCCAGATCCGGCCGAAACCAAACCAGATCGGCCCGGAACCAGAACAAATCAGGTCGCCACCCTCGGATCTGGCCGCACCTAGCCTCCCTGTGCCACATGTGTCGCTGCAGCGCTATCGCCGTTGCTACATCCGGGCCTTCTGTAGCAACTCCCTGTCGTTCGCGCCCTCTCCAGTCAGCCGCGCCACCACAACCCCCTAGGGTGCCGCCGAGAGACATTGATGGGTCACTCGCAAGGGGGGGCCACTGGTCAAATACCACCATTGACCATGTCCATGTCAGCAACCAGCCAGTGCAAACCAGTTAGGGACGATTTTTGACCGGTTTGGGATTgttgagagcatctccagccgcgcccccagaacgGCCTCCCCGGATGTTTTTTTTGCGCCGGTGCCAAAAAACGGCCCAATCGCGCCCCAGGAGCcctttttcgccggcttgggccgaaattaGCGCCGGCGaacccaggccgaacccgacgcGCTGGGGGCGCCCGGGGTCGTCGGGGCGAGTGGTTTTGGCAcgaaacagccgcgggcccgccgagtcagcgagacggGCGATTCGTCGTCCTCattgcctcggttcccgcgggaatcaatgccaaggctacagcgctgccgccgccggtcagccttgccattgattcctcatcacgggcggcgcgtcacggggcggcgcggcgacgcctcccctcccACCTTGCATACACACGGGCGCGGCTATATAAACCGGTGGCCTCCCTTGCCTCTGGCCACACCCTCCCTAGCCGCCGAGCTCTCCCTCTCCCGTGCACCGCCGCCGAGCCCttcctctccctccatttccctcaCCCCGACACCCAATGGCCGCACGTTTCCCCAGCGacgcggcggcggccaacggcttcggccaccGCTCGCTCCACGAACAGGAGTCGTGGCCCCtgttcgaggccaacatcccggtgccgccggacatgcgcgccgggccaacgGGGTGGAGGCTCAACAACGGGGGAGTGCCCGTTCCCGTTGCACGACGCCGAGGCGCGTCCCCCTACTTCGCCGCCAAGGTCGACCTCGTGCGTGCCTCCCTCATCAACAAGCAGCGCGCCCTCCCccggtacgccgccgacaaccacgcggcgtgggcggcgtacttcgagcgccgtcAGGAGCAGAGGCTGGCatccaccaacggggcgccggtggtcGGCAGCGTGAAGAACAACGAGGGCCGCCGCgtgtggtggggcgcccccggccgcacGCTCGAGGGCGTGCTGGCGTACCTTGAGGGTGGCAACGAACGGCCGCTGGCATACCCTCCGGCGGCCGCCCCGGCCCATCGCCGACGCACCGGgcaatggatgcccaggaggttcggctcctcctcgtcttcctcctcgcgctcttcttcccactcctccggctctccggcgttgctcggcgtcaaggccgagcctgcggcggagacgccgctcggctggcgcactcgcagcgccggcatcatcatcaacgagggcggccaacGCGCCTCCTCGTTGGCTccaccgcgcttcgtcaagccaaagacggagccggggctcgcggccGTGAAAACCGAGCCGGGGCTccccgccgtgaagacggagcacggcgaCGTGGAGCTCGACGACGAGGCGGCCTTGAAATGGGCGCGCAAGGACTACCTGAAGATGGAGatggagcgccagtgcgccgccctgcagCGCTTCGAGCGGCGCCGCCGGGGCCGCGACAAAggaggcgtcgtcgtcctcgaTGACAGCGatgcaccgccgccgccaccagtccgccatggcgacgccgggcaggggttcagcagggacggccgcgtcaaggaggagaaggccaccgacaacggcggcgaggatggcagcgacgacggcgactactccGCATTCAGCGATTTCTTTTTTTAGATAAATTTGATATGTACTCCGCGTCTAATATTTGCCAATGTTTGCCGAATTTTAGTCGTGTTTTAACCGAACTTCGccaaatgtttttttttcaaattagaCGAGTCTGAGGGCGGCCCTGGAGCCGGGGACTGGGCACCAACTCGCCCCCAAGCCGTTTGTTCGCGTCGGCTCGCCCCCAGATGGTGATTTTACGCGCCCCctgaggggccaacggctggagatactCTGAAGGAGGTGAGGGAACCGAAATAAACATCAGGGGGTTATGTGAACCACCAATCTTCAGGATAGTAAAATGGACATTTTTCAAAAAGAAATGACTGATCGGCATAAAAATTCAAGTCACCTTACACATAGTCGCCGCCAAAGGGACATCATGGATCCTAGTGATGTTTATACTTCGTAATATTATCACAAAATCTTGAAAAATATATTTAGTACAATACACAATCCATTCCCTTCATTATTCAATACTCATGAAGTCTCAGGTAACGAGGGGGCTGAGATTCGCCGACTTTATCTTAGCTGATTTACGGCCATTGACATGCGGGGCGGCAAACTTGCTGACCCACCTGTCATTCGCTCAAAGTGAGGTAGGCGCTGTACTGAAATGGCCTTCGGCGGTGTAAGATCTAAGGCGATGAACAAACTCGTCAACGTACCTCTCCTGCCGCTCCGTATTAGCTACGACCTCCTGCATTTTCGCTGCACCTGCCACGAAGCTCCTCCGGGCATCTCCGTCAACCATCACAGCCCGGATCGCGCTCGCGACGCCATGGCGGTCGAACGATCCGTCGTCCTCGTTCCTCGCCACCTGCAACCCCACCTTCTTCACCTCCATCTGCCGCGCGTTCGGCCCTTGGTCCCCGAAGATGGGCAGCATGACGAGCGGATGCCCGAACAGGAGGCCCTCGATCAGTGAGTTCCGGCCGCAGTGCGTCAGGAACCCGCCCACGGCGGCGTGCGCCAGGATGCTCATCTGAGGAACCCACCCCGTGGTCACCAGCCCCTGGCCGCCAGTGCGCTCTTGGAAGCCGGGAGGAAGCATGTCGGCGTCGTCGTCGTGGACTGCTGCGCCGCTGGGCTTCCTAAGAGCCCAGAGGAAGCGTGTCCCGGCGAGCTCCAGCCCGAGGGCAAGCTCGTGCACCTGCTCCACACGCAGCGGCACTTCACTCCCCAGCGCTACGTACACAACCGAACCTGCAGGCTGCGCGTCCAGCCAGCGCACGGTGGCATGCTCTGCTGATCCGTTGATGCCGTCGGCACGGCGGCCTCCGTCCGGTGACGGCGGTAGAAGGCCGAGGGGCACGACCGGCAGGCCGATGACCGTCGGCACCAGCGGGAAGGACTCGGGCTCCCACTCGACGCAGCTCCGGATGGCCGCCAGCGCACACTTCTCTTTCGTCAAATAGAAGCGCTGGACGATGGACATGCCCGACGCGCCATGGTCGTCGTAAATTggtgccacctcctcctcctcgtaacGAGGGCGGGTGTGGGTCACAACCCGCGCTTCCGCCGGCTGGTCGCGGTGCGCGGTAGCGATCAAAGCCGCGGTCGGGAGAAGTAACGCGCATGGGACCTGGTGAACGATGGAGCATCGAGCAAGATTTGAGATATAGTCCTAGTACATGGGATGGAATTAGTGGAACCAAGCGGCGACAGCGCACGCAGATCTGCCGAACCTTGTgctcgaaggcggcggcggcgacccagTGGTGGAAGCAGTCGGCGATGACCCAGTGAGGCCTTGTGGCCTCGTCGGCGCACGCGGCGGCCATGAACGCCGCGAAGGGCGCGGCGAGGCCGTCGAAGGCCTTGAAGTGGAGCTCCCGCTTGTCGTCGGGCACATCGTTGGTGGATTCGGCACCGTCGGGGAGGCCGTCGACGCGCGGGAGCGGGAGCGCGACGAGGTCCACGCGCGGCGCCGCGGCGGAGCGCAGCGTCGGGAGGCGGGCGAGGTTGCGCGGCGTGGAGACGTAGGACACCCGGTGGCCGCGCTCGGCGAGCCGCTCGGAGAGCTCCAGGTACGGGAGCAGGTGGCCGAACGCGAGCCACGGGACGACCACGATGTGCAGCGGCGAGGATGAGGAACCGGCGTCCATGGCGCGATCAGGAGCAAGGTCTTGATCAGGAGCTGGACTTGCCGGCGGGGAGCGGCGACTGGCGACTGGTGGTGCTCAGGCTCAGCGCTCTGCTCCCGCCGTGGCTATCGACGCACGAAGTATTTTACTGGTGGTCAAACAGGAGCGTGCTACTTGCTCTCCACGGTGCACGCCATGTGAACTTCTTTTAGTCTTTGGGATTTGGAAACACCCATGCCGACGCACGTAGAGAGGCGACATATTTGATCTGTATCCATGATGTACCAATGAACTGTGAATAAATATGTACAGAGGCGGCATATTATAGTTGATCCGTATCCACGATCCATGATATGTATCCTCATCTGAAGTACAAGCCACCGACCCCTTGTTGTGGAGTTTTCTCGGAACATTATATATTTTTACCTTTAGTTGAGTTAGCCCGTGGGTTTTGCCTTTACTTTTTGACTTGAGTTTTGCCTTTAGATTTGTCTCTAAGGTCGTCCGAGTGCCATTTCACCGTTTAACCAATACTTTAACAAATTcataacaaatactccctccgtttttaaatataagtctttttagagatttcactatggattacatacggagcaaaatgagtgaacgtatactctaaaatatgtctacgtaCATTCGTatatagtttgtagtggaatctctaaaaggacttacatttaggaacggatggagtatatagGAACTcgtaaaaatgcaaataagatatcaaaatgttcagaaaaacattacctttatgtgcatgtcatttgcattcaggaaAAAAGTACTGTTTAGACTCCCCGAGGATATTAATGTTATTAACACTATTAACCGAAAAATGTATAAGCAATACTTTTTCatgcacaaaaatcacatgcaaatataggtgatgttttttttGGACAttctgatatcttatttgcattttttgagTTCATacgaatttgttatgaattttcaaacaactttgatcATTACTTTGAAAATTCCTATCaagttcatatgaactcagaaacatGCAAATATGATATCAGAATGTTTAGAAAATATCACCTATTTTTATTCATGAGAAagtattgtttatacctttttatgcTTATGATGTTAATAAGATTAATAACCTCGGGTAGGTTAAACAATACTGTTTTACTGAATGAAATTacatgcacataaaggtaatgttttttcttaacattttgatatcttacttgcatctttatgagttcatatgaatttgttatgaattttcaaattaTTATACAAACGGTTAAAGGGCACTTGGATGACCACGGAGACAAATCTAAGGTCAAAACTGAGTAGAGTCGAAAAGTAAAGGCAAAACCCATGGGGTGGTTCGGACAaagggcaaaaatgcatttgaccctTTTTTCTTATGAGATGTTGTGGAGCCTTGACTAACCAAAAATGGCTAGAAATGACTATAACTTTTTGTTTTGATTGAAGGCACAATCATGATGGTTCCTTTCGGACCCAGAAGCTGGTACAAATCAACTCTGAACAAACTTTGAATTAATAGAAAGTGTGTACATTTAAGATATTTTAATGTCATTTGCAAGATTTTTTATCCCAAGAATTAAGTTCAAAACTTTTCCGAAACTTAAAACATGTCATAATTTCACACTCAAAAATCGAATAAAATATGTGCACTCAAATTTAAATTGTTATTTTGTATTCAGAGTACTTCATTTGTGAATAAACATATCGTTCCTTTATTGTGATTATAGTAGAGTAAATCAAATTTTAATTTTCAAGACACACAAGACGTCAAGTCTAGAGTTTAAACCTGGTGGGCAAGGCTCAGTCATCACCTCTG
Above is a window of Triticum dicoccoides isolate Atlit2015 ecotype Zavitan chromosome 5B, WEW_v2.0, whole genome shotgun sequence DNA encoding:
- the LOC119312406 gene encoding UDP-glycosyltransferase 91C1-like — translated: MDAGSSSSPLHIVVVPWLAFGHLLPYLELSERLAERGHRVSYVSTPRNLARLPTLRSAAAPRVDLVALPLPRVDGLPDGAESTNDVPDDKRELHFKAFDGLAAPFAAFMAAACADEATRPHWVIADCFHHWVAAAAFEHKVPCALLLPTAALIATAHRDQPAEARVVTHTRPRYEEEEVAPIYDDHGASGMSIVQRFYLTKEKCALAAIRSCVEWEPESFPLVPTVIGLPVVPLGLLPPSPDGGRRADGINGSAEHATVRWLDAQPAGSVVYVALGSEVPLRVEQVHELALGLELAGTRFLWALRKPSGAAVHDDDADMLPPGFQERTGGQGLVTTGWVPQMSILAHAAVGGFLTHCGRNSLIEGLLFGHPLVMLPIFGDQGPNARQMEVKKVGLQVARNEDDGSFDRHGVASAIRAVMVDGDARRSFVAGAAKMQEVVANTERQERYVDEFVHRLRSYTAEGHFSTAPTSL